The Anastrepha ludens isolate Willacy chromosome 2, idAnaLude1.1, whole genome shotgun sequence genome contains a region encoding:
- the LOC128870009 gene encoding uncharacterized protein LOC128870009: MDTVVISKIESWDIPLGKLRILFINIFTILYKAATLNPRKLRTDMKIIYNVLKRSCSNTILSEFYILFVSLVIFAKFLFGYVRLAANIIAMFPILAEEGRELLLPSILAQAVENIFFCALDVIIGSITVRYFIPCKFPLFVIYVAKNIIQVSIGLSVLRGVR, translated from the exons ATGGATACGGTTGTCATATCAAAAATAGAGTCATGGGATATACCACTTGGAAAACTCAGAATCttattcataaacatttttactatattatataAAGCAGCCACATTGAATCCACGTAAACTTCGCACGGatatgaaaata ATCTACAATGTGTTGAAAAGGTCCTGCAGTAATACAATACTATCTGAATTCTATATCTTATTTGTATCACTGGTTATTTTTGCGAAATTTCTATTTGGGTATGTGAGGCTCGCAGCAAACATTATAGCTAT gttCCCTATTTTGGCAGAAGAAGGTCGCGAGCTACTTCTACCTTCCATTTTGGCCCAAGCAGTGGAGAACATATTCTTCTGCGCATTGGATGTCATAATTGGCAGCATAACTGTTCGCTATTTTATACCATGCAAATTTCCCTTGTTCGTTATATATGTGgcgaaaaatataatacaagtaTCCATTGGTTTATCAGTACT ccgcggcgtaagataa